The Cryptomeria japonica chromosome 2, Sugi_1.0, whole genome shotgun sequence region TAGTGACGTGGCTGGAGAAACTAAAGCCGTTACTGTATTCTTATAATATTTTCTATGGTAGGCATGAGACATCTGACAACGAATCATACTTCTGGGCTTTGGCACACCTAACGGCAAGGGAAGATATAATCGATTTTGGCAAGAATAATATGATTGTTCCAAAACTAGAATTTTTTGTTAGTATTATTGAGCCAGCCTCATCGCTCATGGTGTTTGAGAAAGATGACATGTCTTGTATTTTTCGATCACGGGGGAGCACCCATGATCTTCGGGATTCATTTCAGGATGAAGGGTTCATTTTAGAACCAGTTAATGATCCTTTCAATGGTTTTGATATATTAgctgtagaagttaattgtaatgGCATTCAATCTGACGTGCTTTGGAGAAGATTAATCCGAAGTGTATGCGAGCAGAAGATCGTGAAGTTAAAATCTTGCAGATTGGGTGCAATGTGAGTTTAGATGTGGAAGCAGGGGATGCTAGTGCATGGTTGTTCCAGTTggccttcacgggggagattgttgggatgtgaagcccaatggtTACATGACCCTTCGCGTTCTTCCAACTATTCATTTTGtatctgaatatgattatataatggctgtgtgcagcccatgtataGTGTGGTTGATcaatagaagttattccctgctttgagtgtggatgtaggcatatttgccgaaccacgataaatcgtgtgttgtctcttcttattgcttttctgtttctgttattgttttctctgctctttctaatctttacaCATCTTGCGCTGCTTACCATTTGATACAGATCAGATTGATATTTAGAATCTATTCTACTCCCTTCAAACATGTCCTCAATACATTCCAACATCGCCACAACTTCTGCCATGCTTGGTCTGTCTTTAGGCGAATCTTTTGAGCACAACAAGGCTACTCGAACCAGTTGAATAAGACAAATGCATGTAGCATCTATAACACCTCCATTGCACAACAGCAAGCTATCATCAACCACCTCTAAAATCCTATCAGGAAAAGCCATTCTAACCCACATGCGCAAGCTGATTCCATCAACGAACATCTGGTGTGTTGGCCTCTTTCTTGTTAACATATCTAACAACATAACTCCATAACTGTAAACATCTCCCTTGGCTGAAATCCTTGCACCAACTCCATACTCTGCATTAAAATCCATGTCAGTTTCGACCAATTAAAACAGTAATAATGAAATTGAAGCAACAGGGTAAGTCATGGGAAAATAAGTGTTTACCAGGGGCAATGTAGCCTAGAGCACCTTTCAGTGTTGCTGATGCTGAAAATGAATCCATAGAATTTTCAGATAGTATATGGGCATTTCCAAAATCAGCTATATGTGCTGTCCTATAGAAGTCCAGAAGTATATTGTTGGGCTTCAAATAACAGTGAACAACTTGAATTGAACAATCATGATGGAGATATGCCAAGCCACGGGCAATGCCCATGGCTATATGTAATCGTGTCTGTAAATCCATTTTACAGACACCCCCAATATTACACTTGCCAGCATCACAATACAAATGCCTTTCAAGCTTCCATTAGACATGAAGTCAAAAACCAAACCTTTGAAGTCAAGATTAGGGCATGAAGTTATGACTTTTATTATATTTCGGTGTCTGGTTTTACCGAGCACTTGGCATTCAACGTTGAAACTTTTATGAGCTGCTTCATCCTCCAAATTGAGAGCCTTAACAGCTATCAATGTTCCATTATCCAAAATTCCTTTATATACAGAGCCAACACCACCAATTCCTAGCAAGTTGCCCTTGCCAAATCCATTAGTTGCTATACTGAGCTCCTTATATGAGATTCTAGGATATGGAAACTCTATTGATGGTTGTTCCACATTTCCTTTCCCAAAGAAATATttgtacaaaaataaaatatagaagCAGTATACCATTAAAAAGGAGATAACAGAACTTAAGTATTTAAACAATTTATGGAAGTTCCAGGGACCTCCAGTTGACCCTGCACTTGAAGTTGCACTTGGACATGCTGGTAATGAAACTATCCATTGCCCACAGAGTTCACGGTTTCCTCTGAATGATGACGCTGTGAGCTTTGTAAACAATCCCGCTTTAGGAATTTCTCCTTTCAACAAATTGAATGAAACATTCAGAAAGCTCAGTGCCATTAGATTCTGAAGAGAATTTGGTATTGTACCAGACAATTTGTTGTTGGAAAGATCCAATGCATCGAGATTTAATTGGGCCTTCAAAAACgttatgagataggttgagatATAGTAGGTTATTACAGCTTCCTATACCACTTGGAATCTTTCCAGATAACTGATTTCCGGATAAATCTATTCCTTGAACCACTGCCATTTTACTTATTCTATCTGGCAGGCTTCCTTGTAGTGAATTCCAGGACAGGTTGAAGTAAAACTGTAAATTTTTTAGACCTGAAATTTCTGATGGTATGTTTCCAGTGAGATTATTATGTGATAGGTCAATTAGTTTTAGTATCAGACATCTGCCAAGAGCGGGAGGTATCTTTCCAACAAACTGGTTGTTATCAAGGTGAAGGCGCCTTAGCTGGGGAAGATTGCCAATACTCTGAGGAATTTCTCCAGTAAGCAGGTTAAGAGAGAGAGAAAGTAGCCCTAGATGCTTAAGGGGACCATTCTCGCTGGGAATGGGTCCTTGCAATTTGTTTTGGTCCAAATACAACCTCTCTAGCATCTTAAGCCTTTCTAGTGTAGATGGAATGGGGCCAGTCAATTTGTTACGGGCGAAGTTAATATATGTCAAGTTGGCGAGATTGCCAATTTCTTGAGGTATGCACCCTTCTATAAGGTTATATTCTAAGGACAATATAGAGAGATTGGTAGACAACTTGCCAATTGAAAGGGACAAAACCCCAGCGAGAGAGTTATTtgattagaagaaaatttgaattatatttttttttagtttagtttgtctatatgttagtattttgcatttttgaaggtcttaagggcatttttagcccCTACAACTGGCGTGTTTATTCAAATTCTCATCTACAtatcttggagacctttccaacgagatcaacggctcgtaatttcgagtcccgtgcagaaagttatgtctagttgaagttaggataaaattttatatagttttttttttaaaatttcatagtttttagattttattatgtaatgaataaatgtgactgttggacttcgattctcaagaggttcttgtgacccttggaatctcatgaacttctatattttggattttcaaatggaatagatcactttttggcttgcttcaattctatgaattctggttcttgtaaacaaaatttacaataccgcaggttctcactcaggtgttgttatccgaatccataattcggatcagtggtatcagagcaagttcactcctgtatgtcatatcacacgcgatcaacatatcaaagattgagcttggaaacaaggaatccttcggactaccttcctttgagatgcacacgatcgcagatggctaagttgcagacaAACGATGACATTAAAACATTAGTTGAAGATGCACTAGCAAAAcaacgtgaagaaatgatggagcagttcaagcaaatgttggaaagtcgtgggtcacaagcaaacccaccatttACAGGgcatacaccattcaaggtgcaagtgaatttcgatATACCCACATTCCAAGGAAAGATCGATGCAGATGCTGTTGATGATTGAgtttcaaaactggaaagatatTTCTTTGTCAATCAGttttcagatgaagagaagataactttcgcTCTCCTGAAAGATGAAAACAATGTGAAAGATTTGtgggaagcaaagttagcatccaaggcaaCAGAAAATGGTAGcacttttatttttgatcaaaaacccacatggggagaattcatggagcacataaaggaagaatattttcctattgacacatatgaacagaaatatatgcagtggcaattgcttcgatagaagaaggaccaaactattcaggaatatactaatatgtttcatgccttaaCAACAAAGCCTGGCATCAGAGATTCTGAGAAGCACCAAGTAttaaaatatcagagtggactccacaggtacatccaaaccgaaatggaattcctgaacatagagactttatCTAGTGCATaatttgctaccaaaattgaggagaaattcaaacagaaaggaaggagagATAATTTCACACAACAGATGGAAGagtgaaggtggcaaaactacatggaaacaaacctctaaggaaccctctcccaattcacccacaaaaaagacatggagtatgaagaagacatAAGAAAACAGTATGTGGTGtaaattccataagagtccctcgcATAAtataaaagattgcagaaccatCAAAAacttaatgatggagacacatgaagACAAGGCAGAATCTAAGGTGGCAGAAACATGCATAGAAGGAAatcatgaacaggtcattgaggtTGATCCGTTTGCCACGATAGCTACTACAAGGATATTGCCCcgagaggatgaggagagattgttccattcacaaatgtgggttggaggaaaagccctgcactttattgttgataatAGAAGTCAAAAGAATCTAATATCAGCAGAGATTGTGAAGAGACtgaatctgaaaacaacaacccatccgcaaccctattcaatgggatgggttagtcaaggaagagatatccaggtgcaccagcagtgtcgcctttcatactccataaagcctttcaaagatgaggtaatttgtgatgtggctcccttagatgtttgtgatgttctgttgggacaaccatatatgtaccagcaACATGGTTTTTATGAGTCTAGGCCTCGCAGCGTGACCATCAGATTACGTGAGCAGaaataccgaataccagaggtaagccctgcatacactacctctttgattagtgccaagcaatgtaagaggttAGTTGCCAAAACAGGAacattcattttattgatgattcattctgaagaagaaaggaaatctaTTTATAATTCCCgcaccatcacaaacaccacaacactgcagaaaaaatcaatggatcaaattttgatgaaatatgacaaTCTATTTAAGTTACCAACTGGGATACCCacacactgccaagtgagacatactattgatttgataccaggaactccattacctaatgaaccagtctaccgtaggtcagtattagagaataatgagattaataggcaaatacaagaattgattgagaagggacatattcgtccaagtgcatcaccctgtggcagccccattgttctagcaaagaaaaaggatggaacctggagactttgtattgactataggacCTTGAATAGAATTtaagtcaaaaataggtatccacttccccggatagatgacctcttggactagcttagaggggcccgattctttaccaaaattgatttgaaatcaaggtaccatcaagtaccaattgaatcagCAGGTGTGTGGAAGACAAcgttcaaatctaaagagggattgtttgaatggctagtgatgcctttcggtctaacaaatgctccagcgacactcatgagaatgatgaatgatatacttagaccattcactgattccttcgtggtggtatatctggatgacatactcatcttcaacaaaacttgggaggaacatttgcaacatgtggaaaaaattgCCTCAACCTTACAAGaacatgggctttatgcaaacaaagaaaagtgctcctttggtatgcagagtatcagatacttaggatatgttattgacagtgagggtgtccatgttgatccaAAGAAGATACACGTAATTAAGGACTGGtcatctcctagaaatctcacagagttacaaagtttcctcgggttggcaaacttttatcgcagatttgtgttgggattttcccatctgtcttggcctctaaatcaaTCATTGAGGGGTGGGACACAagcaaagtttaaatggacaagtgctcaacaagaagcattcgaggggctaaaatgaaggttatgttctgcaccagttttatctcttcctgacctacaacagtcatttgaaatacaaacagatgcatcagaatatgctctaggggcagtcctcatgcaacatggtcatccTGTTGCATATCACAATCAGACCTTTTCTGATACAGTGTGTCAATATGCTACTTACgacaaggaactgtatgctattgttcaagcctataagcagtggaaacattacattctagg contains the following coding sequences:
- the LOC131859318 gene encoding putative leucine-rich repeat receptor-like serine/threonine-protein kinase At2g24130 produces the protein MLERLYLDQNKLQGPIPSENGPLKHLGLLSLSLNLLTGEIPQSIGNLPQLRRLHLDNNQFVGKIPPALGRCLILKLIDLSHNNLTGNIPSEISGLKNLQFYFNLSWNSLQGSLPDRISKMAVVQGIDLSGNQLSGKIPSGEIPKAGLFTKLTASSFRGNRELCGQWIVSLPACPSATSSAGSTGGPWNFHKLFKYLSSVISFLMVYCFYILFLYKYFFGKGNVEQPSIEFPYPRISYKELSIATNGFGKGNLLGIGGVGSVYKGILDNGTLIAVKALNLEDEAAHKSFNVECQVLGKTRHRNIIKVITSCPNLDFKGLVFDFMSNGSLKGICIVMLASVILGVSVKWIYRHDYI